From Penicillium psychrofluorescens genome assembly, chromosome: 6, one genomic window encodes:
- a CDS encoding uncharacterized protein (ID:PFLUO_009230-T1.cds;~source:funannotate) has product MPDQSPDESPMSNGAGDSPSPKADPLCRNEPSEKQTITSSGSRFVPERWRTASQRIRHRTATLAEKLGRPHEGGEDGLDGGISPEYYGATDDMRGFKARQAKDEESHLPDMDHDSQARRIVQQLGLHPQRPRARRKAQEPRSGAVTPDSGTSTPVGPNGGMLSQLLRIYANSMDTNRLSAASAVSDSDPDEPDSTSASPPGTGSGTGTTTPTGKKDKVKWYANKDEKKSNHGYTSSLIHASMDMGRVGVPVAQGPVPPMNPKERKKKRKSEKNVKLTVHIAGLLARQQYIMQICRALMMYGAPTHRLEEYMTMTANVLEVNAQFLYIPGCMLMSFDDPLTRTAEVKIIRVVQGLDLSRLAETHNVYKNVVHDIIDAKEGTSQLDLIMQRQPRYSPWLKVLFHGLASVAVGPYAFSARPIDLPIIFFLGSLVGFMQHILAPASATYANVLEVSAAILTSFIARAFASIKHDGQWLFCFPALAESAIAMILPGFAVLSSSLELQSHQMIAGSIRLVYTIIYSLFLGYGVTVGTTIYGLMDRNATTQSTCPADTPEKWGNEYIQHFPFVALFCLFAALINQAKFKQLPVTIFMGVAGYVSNYFVTQKMGSNQVANTVGAFTIGMLANLYSRLWHGHAAAAIIPGIFTLVPSGLASSGSIIQGLTYAEEVANHTANSTTSTMSGSSLTALGFGMIQTAIGISVGLFIAALIVYPHGKKRSGIFSL; this is encoded by the coding sequence ATGCCCGATCAGTCTCCAGACGAGAGCCCCATGTCCAATGGCGCTGGTGACAGCCCGAGCCCCAAAGCGGATCCCCTTTGTCGAAACGAACCCAGCGAGAAGCAAACGATtaccagcagcggcagcaggTTCGTTCCGGAACGCTGGAGAACCGCGAGTCAAAGGATCCGCCATCGGACGGCTACGTTAGCCGAGAAGCTGGGTCGACCCCACGAGGGAGGGGAGGATGGCTTGGACGGCGGCATCTCGCCGGAATACTATGGTGCGACGGATGATATGCGGGGGTTTAAGGCTCGCCAGgccaaggatgaagagagcCATTTGCCCGATATGGATCATGACTCTCAGGCTCGGAGGATAGTGCAGCAGCTGGGTCTGCATCCGCAGAGACCCCGTGCTCGGAGGAAGGCTCAGGAGCCTCGCTCTGGCGCGGTGACTCCGGATAGTGGCACCTCAACGCCCGTTGGTCCCAATGGAGGAATGCTGTCGCAGTTGCTACGGATCTATGCGAACAGTATGGATACGAACAGGCTCAGTGCGGCTTCGGCGGTTTCAGACTCGGACCCTGATGAGCCGGACTCGACTAGCGCCAGTCCACCGGGAACTGGAAGTGGCACTGGCACTACAACCCCAACGGgcaagaaagacaaggtGAAATGGTACGCAAACAAGGACGAAAAGAAATCGAATCACGGCTATACCTCGTCCCTGATCCATGCCTCTATGGACATGGGCCGAGTTGGTGTGCCGGTTGCACAAGGACCGGTGCCCCCCATGAACCCCAAGGAAcggaagaaaaagcgcaagagcgagaagaacGTGAAGCTGACCGTGCACATTGCCGGTCTCCTGGCACGGCAGCAGTATATCATGCAGATCTGTCGTGCGCTGATGATGTACGGGGCTCCCACCCATCGACTGGAGGAGTACATGACAATGACCGCCAACGTGCTGGAGGTCAACGCGCAGTTTTTGTATATTCCGGGCTGTATGTTAATGTCCTTCGACGACCCTCTCACCCGCACCGCTGAGGTGAAGATCATCCGCGTTGTCCAGGGCCTGGATCTGTCCCGTCTGGCGGAGACACACAACGTCTACAAAAATGTGGTGCACGACATTATCGATGCAAAGGAAGGTACCAGTCAACTCGACCTGATCATGCAGCGCCAGCCGCGCTACAGCCCGTGGCTCAAGGTCCTTTTTCACGGGCTGGCCAGCGTCGCCGTCGGCCCTTATGCCTTTTCCGCGCGCCCTATCGATCTCCCCatcattttcttcctcggcagTCTTGTCGGGTTCATGCAGCACATCCTCGCACCGGCCTCGGCCACGTACGCCAACGTGCTGGAAGTCTCTGCCGCCATCCTAACCTCATTCATTGCGCGTGCCTTTGCAAGCATCAAGCACGATGGCCAGTGGCTGTTTTGTTTCCCTGCCCTGGCCGAGTCGGCCATTGCCATGATTCTGCCCGGCTTCGCCGTGCTCAGCAGCAGTCTCGAGCTGCAGTCGCACCAGATGATTGCCGGGTCCATCCGCTTGGTCTATACCATTATCTactcgctcttcctcggctACGGCGTCACAGTCGGTACGACGATCTACGGGTTGATGGACCGCAACGCCACTACCCAATCGACGTGCCCGGCCGACACCCCGGAAAAGTGGGGCAACGAGTATATCCAACATTTTCCCTTTGTCGCGCTGTTCTGTCTGTTTGCCGCCTTGATCAACCAGGCCAAGTTCAAGCAACTGCCCGTCACGATATTCATGGGCGTGGCCGGATACGTGTCCAATTACTTCGTCACCCAAAAGATGGGGTCCAACCAGGTTGCCAACACCGTTGGCGCGTTTACAATTGGTATGCTAGCCAACTTGTACAGCCGCTTGTGGCACGGCCACGCCGCTGCCGCGATCATCCCGGGCATCTTTACGCTCGTGCCGTCTGGCCTCGCATCTTCGGGTTCTATTATCCAGGGCCTGACTTATGCCGAGGAAGTCGCTAATCACACGGCTAATTCCACTACCAGCACGATGTCGGGTAGCTCCCTGACTGCGCTGGGCTTTGGTATGATCCAAACGGCTATTGGCATTTCGGTGGGATTGTTTATTGCTGCGTTGATTGTATATCCGCATGGCAAGAAGCGCAGTGGAATCTTCAGTTTGTAA
- a CDS encoding uncharacterized protein (ID:PFLUO_009226-T1.cds;~source:funannotate), with amino-acid sequence MQIDPAALSRTDAASNSGAASKSTATSAAATQKSSRALISVPRLDLEHAYTELKAAVGGKWAEYKESTALFLLGHLNQNEFSARVDHIICADTKTEHLHNNFVCALIGNLTRDLPDHGVASWVSANDKPSVVSKPISGDAAEQRLKTEVMQLPPRDRRRIKGVPERDPNEATPNELEEYHQAKQIKLPSQVPASAGGLNKTNWELEIRKRYAQPLGAETGEFPDAESIHARMVPICYEESLPSGAGLPCAEFMAIATETFVKEVLSAVFSRTRSNGPSGTINGMMMRKYRQQLELEELAYTRGEISKDGATGLLPIEAKEASTRRPLGVRDLRLALELGSSVLGHMPLIMDQIMGGYLDDEYEIPDRLENGVEPHDEVKPPVDAMDIDDDDEADMSDWEGGAAADREQLSSLLDECLSMAA; translated from the exons ATGCAGATCGACCCGGCGGCCCTGAGTCGGACAGACGCTGCGTCCAACTCAGGGGCCGCTTCCAAAAGCACCGCGACCAGTGCCGCAGCGACACAGAAGTCCTCCCGAGCCCTAATCTCCGTGCCGCGATTGGACCTAGAACATGCCTACACGGAACTGAAAGCCGCGGTCGGGGGCAAGTGGGCCGAGTACAAGGAGTCCACCGCTCTCTTCTTACTAG GACATTTAAACCAAAACGAGTTCTCGGCGCGAGTCGACCACATCATCTGCGCCGATACGAAAACCGAGCATCTCCATAACAATTTCGTCTGCGCGCTTATCGGGAACCTCACGCGAGACCTCCCCGACCATGGCGTGGCGAGCTGGGTATCCGCGAACGATAAGCCCTCAGTGGTCTCCAAACCCATCTCGGGAGATGCCGCAGAACAGAGATTGAAGACGGAGGTTATGCAACTGCCTCCGAGGGATCGTCGGCGCATCAAAGGCGTCCCAGAG CGCGACCCCAACGAAGCGACACCTAACGAATTGGAGGAATATCATCAGGCGAAGCAGATCAAACTGCCTAGTCAAGTCCCCGCAAGTGCAGGTGGTTTGAACAAGACAA ACTGGGAACTAGAGATTCGGAAACGTTACGCACAACCCCTCGGCGCCGAAACGGGCGAATTCCCCGATGCAGAATCGATTCACGCGCGCATGGTCCCCATTTGCTATGAAGAATCCCTTCCCAGCGGTGCTGGGCTGCCGTGTGCAGAATTCATGGCAATTGCGACGGAGACCTTTGTCAAGGAAGTCCTGTCCGCTGTCTTCTCGCGCACTCGGTCGAATGGTCCGTCGGGTACTATCAACGGCATGATGATGCGGAAATACCGACAACAACTCGAACTTGAGGAGCTTGCCTACACCCGCGGTGAAATCAGCAAGGATGGCGCAAccggtcttcttccgatCGAAGCCAAAGAGGCCAGCACTCGGAGGCCATTAGGAGTTAGAGACCTTCGATTGGCACTCGAGCTCGGCAGCAGTGTCCTTGGCCACATGCCTCTGATCATGGACCAGATCATGGGCGGCTATCTCGACGACGAGTACGAAATTCCAGATCGTCTGGAGAACGGTGTTGAGCCTCATGACGAGGTCAAGCCCCCAGTTGACGCAATGGAtatcgacgacgacgacgaggccgacaTGTCTGATTGGGAGGgaggcgctgctgctgaccggGAGCAGCTGAGCTCTCTACTGGACGAATGTTTATCCATGGCTGCATGA
- a CDS encoding uncharacterized protein (ID:PFLUO_009227-T1.cds;~source:funannotate): protein MSVTNESIWAASPSTTRGQPTQLSSDAKGERLAYAANKSIFLRSIDDPAVAKQYTEHKVQTTVARFSPSGFYVASGDVAGLVRVWDCVGDGILKGEYSIINGRINDLAWDGDSQRIIAVGDGKQRYGHCITWDSGNTVGEIYGHTQQINSVAIRQQRPLRAATAGDDKKLVFYHGAPFKFNMGIGDKHSNYIYGVGFSPDGSTLASVGADRKIWLYDGKTGETKGQIGEGEHTGSIFGLSWSKDSKKFVTASADRTVKIWDVEAGKAAQSWTLGEEGAMAVRDQQVGVVWPPGRSDNLLISLSLSGDLNYLVEGTPKPRQVVQGHQKNITSMTQSVTGDKETLWTGSFEGRVCSWDVASGTAEEIEGDSHSGYIAGLAPTSEGAGRIYSVGWDDTIRSVDVAAKTYTGGTTKLTGQPKGIAAGDSTVLIGAAEAVEIFNDGKKTGEYKTKFAVTTVAAHGAIAAVGGEDGSVEICDVASSSLSSRTSIKASRNQISTICFSPDASLLAIGDLRGRVLVHKVTDGTLVTDRWTAHNARITSLAWNKAGSHVVSGSLDTNIFVWSLANPGDWLEVKNAHKEGVNGVAWIEDSAKIASAGADAAVKVWKVEGLK from the exons ATGTCAGTCACTAACG AATCCATCTGGGCCGCcagcccctccaccacccgTGGGCAGCCCACCCAGCTGTCGTCGGACGCCAAAGGCGAACGACTGGCCTACGCC GCCAACAAATCTATCTTCCTGCGCTCGATCGACGACCCCGCCGTTGCCAAGCAGTATACCGAACACAAGGTCCAGACTACCGTTGcccgcttctcgccctctGGGTTCTACGTCGCCAGCGGCGATGTCGCGGGTCTCGTGAGAGTGTGGGATTGCGTCGGTGACGGGATCCTCAAGGGCGAATACAGCATTATCAACGGCCGCATCAACGATCTGGCCTGGGATGGTGACTCCCAGCGCATCATCGCCGTGGGTGACGGTAAGCAGCGGTATGGGCACTGCATCACCTGGGACAGTGGCAACACAGTTGGAGAGATCTACGGCCACACCCAACAGATCAATTCCGTGGCGATCAGACAGCAGCGCCCTCTGCGCGCAGCGACTGCGGGCGACGACAAGAAGCTGGTCTTCTACCACGGCGCACCGTTCAAGTTCAACATGGGAATCGGTGATAAGCATTCCAACTATATCTACGGTGTGGGCTTCAGCCCGGATGGTTCGACCTTGGCCAGCGTGGGCGCGGATCGGAAGATCTGGCTGTACGACGGAAAGACGGGGGAGACCAAAGGTCAGATTGGCGAGGGGGAACACACAGGCAGTATATTTGGTCTCTCCTGGTCCAAAGACTCCAAGAAGTTTGTGACTGCCAGCGCCGATCGAACGGTCAAGATCTGGGATGTCGAGGCCGGCAAGGCCGCCCAGAGCTGGACCCTAGGCGAGGAGGgcgccatggccgtccgAGACCAGCAAGTAGGCGTGGTTTGGCCTCCGGGTAGAAGTGATAACCTGCTCATTAGTTTGTCCCTCAGTGGAGACCTGAACTACTTAGTCGAGGGAACTCCTAAACCTCGGCAAGTCGTCCAAGGTCACCAAAAGAACATCACCTCCATGACTCAGTCCGTGACCGGCGACAAAGAGACCCTGTGGACAGGCAGCTTTGAGGGGCGGGTCTGCAGCTGGGATGTTGCCTCTGGAACTgccgaggagatcgagggtGATAGCCACTCGGGGTACATCGCCGGACTGGCACCGACTTCGGAAGGCGCAGGTCGGATTTACAGTGTCGGCTGGGACGATACGATCCGCTCAGTTGATGTCGCCGCGAAGACATACACCGGCGGCACGACGAAGCTCACAGGACAGCCCAAGGGCATTGCAGCTGGCGACTCGACAGTGCTGATTGGTGCCGCCGAAGCGGtcgagatcttcaacgatggcaagaagacggGAGAGTACAAGACCAAGTTCGCCGTCACTACTGTCGCCGCGCATGGTGCCATCGCGgccgttggcggcgaggatggctCCGTGGAGATTTGTGACGtggccagctccagcttATCATCGCGTACTTCGATCAAGGCCTCGCGCAACCAAATATCAACCATTTGCTTCTCCCCGGATGCCTCGCTGCTGGCTATCGGCGACCTGCGGGGACGTGTGCTGGTGCACAAGGTGACCGACGGCACTCTGGTCACGGATCGGTGGACGGCGCATAATGCCCGCATCACGTCGCTGGCTTGGAACAAGGCCGGCTCCCATGTTGTCAGTGGGTCTTTGGATACCAATATCTTTGTCTGGAGCCTGGCCAACCCCGGCGACTGGTTAGAGGTCAAGAACGCGCACAAGGAGGGCGTCAATGGCGTTGCATGGATCGAGGACAGCGCTAAGATCGCATCGGCCGGCGCGGATGCTGCGGTGAAGGTATGGAAGGTGGAGGGTTTGAAATGA
- a CDS encoding uncharacterized protein (ID:PFLUO_009229-T1.cds;~source:funannotate), which yields MQSHLSRRVFRALINNEPLSFSACRRHRLLHTIPPARVRLSLPSLQDVTRRSLFAFNAAPTTEARPTTLPSERGLKPMTDLSKSLIDKARPPPSEVLAKAFQTFFATRVETPGVITGYQAKLLIVTWKHLKGLQSELEERDWQNVFSTENLEKMLFVFSEAQCLPNSRAILQNLARYAYLELCVDHGFGPNEISRPALTLYVNLLCANDNSEEARAVVVKFWDRLRKTRPSPWLAVLKGFAIKEDKRQLKRVVDELKEHGMNFDQASYEELVQMLIDQDQFKAVQTVYECPIFDSLKPSLSTMKAVIKYAILKSKVEWASPIFESLPQTPDTVYISLLWDAAHGSGAVALKEKLDSLIAKDPRYKKAIVPATLNHLLEYANATENPQLAAELSQLAEKWGIAPTERSHMLQFESLVQSGDVEQTLQFLQERIDPSTLPQENLPLVNRLITMLCLSEKRDAMFQQISSLLDPLFQENVRLEADTVAALTRMLLHRHDWDAVSELLRPRLGTYDSEEKSKVRKALTDFILDLSQSDTDVWDVYELLKVAFPETGVSVRTEIMTSLFKRKRNDLAVLVFGHMRQAENLLQRPKPDTYARCLQGIAQTGDESNLELVHNMLRLDLEVVMTTRILNGLMLAYAACDQTETSMEVFREVLQSEEGPSNKTLVCFFKVCEKHRNGAHEAMKMMDKIKKLEITVDRPLYHAYIQALAAQYEFDQATEAIDRMEEEIGQVPMRDTIGLFYNAIPFDYWKDQVVEWAQKKYPEQWARLAELPCTEQEGEMRFEGIVDDVRV from the exons ATGCAGTCCCACCTCTCCCGTCGAGTCTTCAGGGCCCTCATCAACAATGAGCCGCTCTCCTTTTCCGCCTGTCGCCGACATCGCCTGCTGCATACAATTCCTCCCGCACGCGTGCGTCTGAGCCTACCGAGCCTTCAGGATGTGACGCGACGGAGTCTCTTCGCCTTCAATGCGGCACCCACTACCGAGGCGCGACCGACGACGCTGCCCTCGGAGCGAGGCCTGAAGCCAATGACGGATCTCTCAAAGTCACTCATAGACAAAGCCAGACCTCCTCCCAGTGAAGTTCTTGCCAAAGCGTTCCAGACCTTTTTTGCGACACGAGTCGAAACTCCGGGAGTGATTACTGGCTATCAGGCCAAATTGCTCATCGTGACATGGAAACACTTGAAGGGGCTACagagcgagctggaggagcgaGACTGGCAGAACGTGTTCTCAACTGAGAACCTCGAGAAGATGCTTTTTGTCTTCTCAGAAGCACAGTGTCTGCCTAACTCTCGCGCCATCCTCCAGAATTTGGCACGCTACGCCTACCTCGAACTCTGTGTCGATCATGGCTTTGGTCCCAATGAGATCAGTCGACCGGCTCTGACTCTCTACGTCAATCTTCTGTGCGCAAATGATAATTCTGAAGAGGCGCGCGCCGTGGTGGTCAAGTTTTGGGACCGTCTGCGCAAGACCAGACCATCGCCGTGGCTTGCAGTGTTGAAGGGGTTCGCGATCAAAGAGGATAAACGTCAGCTGAAGAGAGTAGTTGATGAGTTGAAAGAGCATGGCATGAACTTTGACCAAGCGTCTTATGAAGAGCTGGTTCAGATGCTCATTGACCAAGACCAATTCAAGGCGGTTCAGACCGTCTACGAGTGCCCGATCTTCGATAGCCTCAAGCCTTCCCTGTCTACCATGAAAGCTGTCATCAAATATGCGATCTTGAAGTCCAAGGTCGAATGGGCGAGCCCCATCTTCGAGTCTCTTCCGCAAACCCCAGATACTGTGTACATCAGCTTACTTTGGGACGCAGCCCACGGCAGTGGTGCTGTTGCTCTAAAGGAGAAGCTTGACTCATTGATTGCAAAGGATCCTCGCTACAAGAAGGCCATCGTTCCGGCTACCCTGAACCATCTTCTTGAATATGCCAACGCCACCGAGAATCCGCAATTGGCGGCCGAATTGTCCCAGCTTGCGGAAAAATGGGGTATTGCTCCAACCGAACGAAGCCATATGCTGCAATTCGAGTCCCTAGTTCAGTCTGGTGACGTCGAGCAGACGCTTCAGTTTTTACAAGAGCGAATTGACCCTAGCACGTTACCCCAGGAGAACCTGCCGCTTGTCAACCGACTCATCACGATGCTGTGTCTGTCCGAGAAAAGGGATGCCATGTTCCAGCAGATTTCGTCCCTTCTCGACCCGCTGTTCCAAGAAAACGTGCGCTTGGAGGCCGACACGGTTGCGGCATTAACGCGAATGCTTCTCCATCGCCACGACTGGGACGCGGTCTCGGAGCTGCTGCGTCCACGACTGGGCACTTATGATTCGGAAGAGAAATCCAAAGTTCGTAAAGCGCTTACCGACTTTATTCTCGATCTAAGCCAAAGCGATACCGATGTGTGGGATGTGTATGAACTGCTGAAGGTCGCATTCCCCGAGACGGGTGTGAGTGTGCGAACCGAGATCATGACCAGTTTGTTCAAACGAAAGCGCAACGACCTCGCCGTTTTGGTATTTGGGCACATGCGCCAAGCAGAAaatcttctccagcggccCAAGCCAGATACGTATGCACGTTGCTTGCAGGGCATTGCACAGACGGGCGACGAGAGCAACCTGGAGTTAGTCCATAACATGCTGAGGCTGGATCTAGAGGTCGTTATGACCACTCGCATCTTAAACGGTCTCATGCTCGCCTACGCTGCCTGCGACCAAACAGAGACCAGCATGGAGGTGTTCCGGGAGGTGCTACAGTCGGAAGAAGGGCCGTCCAACAAGACCCTCGTTTGCTTTTTCAAGGTCTGTGAGAAACACCGCAACGGTGCGCACGAagccatgaagatgatggatAAGATCAAGAAGCTGGAGATCACCGTCGACCGGCCGCTGTATCATGCGTATATCCAGGCTCTGGCGGCGCAATACGAATTCGATCAGGCAACCGAGGCCATTGATCGcatggaggaggagatcggGCAGGTGCCTATGCGCGATAC AATTGGGCTTTTTTACAATGCCATCCCGTTCGACTACTGGAAGGACCAGGTGGTGGAGTGGGCCCAGAAGAAGTATCCGGAGCAATGGGCGCGGTTGGCGGAGTTGCCATGTACTGAACAGGAAGGGGAGATGCGGTTTGAGGGTATTGTGGATGATGTCAGGGTGTAG
- a CDS encoding uncharacterized protein (ID:PFLUO_009228-T1.cds;~source:funannotate), whose translation MSLNIFSSSFLRTAPGLSSCRWSSTSALHQRLGLGQKQPPKPKVQHSRRLPSRQKIIAEQKAQGESRALERFHTRDWKAGDVYAPHDLSPQEMKKWSRRQSPSKDAFDALNLNPLDLYKNFSIMSEYISPLGRIKHRSETGLRPVNQRKIAKAIRRARGLGLMPSVHKHPEILSNDSRNRGGADGF comes from the exons ATGTCACTCAATATCTTCTCGTCCTCATTCCTGCGCACAGCGCCGGGGCTCTCGAGCTGCCGCTGGAGTTCAACAAGCGCCTTGCATCAGCGACTGGGGTTAGGCCAGAAGCAACCGCCGA AGCCGAAAGTGCAGCACTCGCGACGGCTGCCCAGTCGCCAGAAGATCATTGCGGAGCAAAAAGCACAAGGAGAGAGCAGAGCCCTGGAGAGATTCCACACGCGCGACTGGAAGGCCGGAGACGTCTATGCCCCCCACGACCTCAGTCCacaggaaatgaagaaatGGTCGAGGCGGCAGAGCCCGTCGAAGGATGCCTTTGATGCGTTGAATCTGAATCCATTGGATCTTTACAAG AACTTCTCCATCATGTCCGAATACATCTCACCATTGGGCCGCATCAAGCACCGCAGCGAGACGGGACTGCGGCCAGTCAACCAGCGCAAGATTGCCAAGGCGATTCGAAGAGCGAGAGGGTTGGGGCTCATGCCCAGCGTGCACAAGCACCCAGAGATCCTGTCGAACGATTCACGGAATCGGGGTGGCGCTGATGGGTTTTGA